A single window of Nicotiana sylvestris chromosome 3, ASM39365v2, whole genome shotgun sequence DNA harbors:
- the LOC104219220 gene encoding protein NRT1/ PTR FAMILY 1.1-like isoform X2, whose translation MEQREMKELIPLHQTIIKMEDHHQQQQKYPHDISLNVPINRRKKGGIITMPFIIANEALESTASYGLLPNMTKYLMKDYRMGITTAQNLLFFWSAATNFLPLIGAFVADSYLGRFVTIGLGCIFSLLDLYSEGQGDW comes from the exons ATGGAGCAGCGGGAGATGAAAGAGCTGATTCCTTTACATCAAACAATTATTAAAATGGAAGATCATCATCAGCAGCAGCAAAAATATCCACATGATATTTCTTTAAATGTTCCAATTAATAGAAGAAAAAAGGGTGGCATTATAACTATGCCTTTTATTATCG CAAATGAGGCATTGGAGAGCACTGCAAGCTATGGGCTTTTACCCAATATGACCAAGTATCTCATGAAAGATTACAGGATGGGGATCACTACTGCTCAAAATTTACTATTTTTCTGGTCAGCAGCTACTAATTTCTTGCCTTTAATTGGTGCTTTTGTTGCTGATTCATATCTGGGTCGTTTCGTTACCATTGGCCTCGGTTGCATCTTCAGTTTACTG
- the LOC104219220 gene encoding protein NRT1/ PTR FAMILY 1.1-like isoform X1 has protein sequence MEQREMKELIPLHQTIIKMEDHHQQQQKYPHDISLNVPINRRKKGGIITMPFIIANEALESTASYGLLPNMTKYLMKDYRMGITTAQNLLFFWSAATNFLPLIGAFVADSYLGRFVTIGLGCIFSLLYFQVHISSLTLV, from the exons ATGGAGCAGCGGGAGATGAAAGAGCTGATTCCTTTACATCAAACAATTATTAAAATGGAAGATCATCATCAGCAGCAGCAAAAATATCCACATGATATTTCTTTAAATGTTCCAATTAATAGAAGAAAAAAGGGTGGCATTATAACTATGCCTTTTATTATCG CAAATGAGGCATTGGAGAGCACTGCAAGCTATGGGCTTTTACCCAATATGACCAAGTATCTCATGAAAGATTACAGGATGGGGATCACTACTGCTCAAAATTTACTATTTTTCTGGTCAGCAGCTACTAATTTCTTGCCTTTAATTGGTGCTTTTGTTGCTGATTCATATCTGGGTCGTTTCGTTACCATTGGCCTCGGTTGCATCTTCAGTTTACTG